A region of Streptomyces sp. NBC_01788 DNA encodes the following proteins:
- a CDS encoding peptidylprolyl isomerase: MVSQEQRRRQLAREKFLRQQQRRTATRRKARVRNSVIASVLGVVVIGSVALYTTGVMKSGKDDKANASAEVTPSASATSKAPDPCAKPAAGSVKKLSWDKEPAMTIDKSAKYTMALDTTCGTIDLDLKASAAPHTVNSFDFLVGKGFLDHTKCHRLTAEGIYVLQCGDPEGTGRGGPGYTIPDENLKDKSLKGDVYPAGTVAMANTSQPNSGGSQFFLVYQDSPLPPSYTPFGTVSESGMKVLKKIADAGAQPADPQTGNTAPNATVVINKATVTKS, from the coding sequence GTGGTCAGCCAGGAGCAGCGGCGACGTCAGCTCGCCCGGGAGAAGTTCTTGCGGCAGCAGCAGCGGCGTACCGCCACGCGGCGCAAGGCACGCGTAAGGAACTCCGTGATCGCGTCGGTACTCGGCGTGGTCGTCATCGGCAGTGTCGCGCTGTACACGACCGGGGTGATGAAGAGCGGCAAGGACGACAAGGCCAACGCGAGCGCGGAGGTCACCCCCAGCGCCTCGGCCACCAGCAAGGCCCCGGACCCGTGCGCGAAGCCGGCCGCCGGCTCGGTGAAGAAGCTGAGCTGGGACAAGGAACCGGCGATGACGATCGACAAGTCGGCGAAGTACACGATGGCGCTCGACACCACGTGCGGCACGATAGACCTGGATCTGAAGGCCTCCGCGGCGCCGCACACCGTGAACTCCTTCGACTTCCTGGTCGGCAAGGGCTTCCTCGACCACACGAAGTGCCACCGGCTCACCGCGGAGGGCATCTACGTCCTGCAGTGCGGCGACCCGGAGGGGACGGGCCGTGGTGGCCCCGGGTACACGATTCCCGACGAGAACCTCAAGGACAAAAGCCTGAAGGGCGACGTCTATCCGGCGGGCACCGTGGCGATGGCGAACACGTCGCAGCCCAACAGCGGCGGCAGCCAGTTCTTCCTGGTGTACCAGGACAGTCCGCTTCCGCCCAGCTACACCCCCTTCGGCACCGTCTCCGAATCAGGTATGAAGGTGCTGAAGAAGATCGCCGACGCCGGTGCCCAGCCGGCTGATCCGCAGACGGGCAACACCGCCCCGAACGCGACCGTGGTGATCAACAAGGCGACGGTGACGAAGTCCTGA
- a CDS encoding MBL fold metallo-hydrolase produces MLIAGFPAGAWGTNCYLVAPAAGEECVIIDPGHQAAQGVEEAIRKHRLKPVAVVLTHGHIDHVASVVPVCGAHDVPAWIHPADRFMMSDPEKALGRSIGMPLMGELTVGEPDDVRELADGAELELAGLEFSVAHAPGHTKGSVTFRMPEAADIPPVFFSGDLLFAGSIGRTDLPGGDMAEMLDSLARVCLPLDDSTVVLSGHGPQTTIGRERATNSYLRQVAAGPGADLDDAPRRGM; encoded by the coding sequence GTGCTCATTGCCGGGTTCCCCGCCGGGGCCTGGGGGACGAACTGTTATCTCGTCGCCCCCGCCGCCGGTGAGGAGTGCGTGATCATCGACCCCGGCCACCAGGCCGCCCAAGGCGTCGAGGAAGCGATCAGGAAGCATCGGCTCAAGCCCGTCGCCGTCGTCCTCACCCACGGCCACATCGACCATGTGGCCTCGGTCGTCCCGGTGTGCGGCGCGCACGACGTCCCGGCCTGGATCCACCCGGCCGACCGGTTCATGATGAGCGACCCCGAGAAGGCGCTCGGCCGTTCCATCGGCATGCCGCTGATGGGCGAGCTGACCGTGGGGGAGCCGGACGACGTCCGGGAGTTGGCCGACGGCGCCGAACTGGAGCTGGCCGGCCTGGAGTTCTCCGTCGCGCACGCGCCCGGCCATACCAAGGGGTCGGTGACCTTCCGGATGCCCGAGGCCGCGGACATCCCGCCGGTCTTCTTCTCCGGGGATCTGCTGTTCGCCGGCTCCATCGGACGCACCGACCTGCCCGGCGGTGACATGGCCGAGATGCTCGATTCGCTGGCCCGCGTGTGCCTGCCGCTCGACGACTCGACCGTGGTGCTGTCCGGCCACGGCCCCCAGACGACCATCGGCCGCGAGCGTGCCACCAACTCCTACCTGCGGCAGGTGGCCGCCGGCCCGGGAGCGGACCTGGACGACGCTCCCCGACGAGGAATGTGA
- a CDS encoding vitamin K epoxide reductase family protein, producing the protein MSKTTVKHVSAEPEPERAVTAPRTVGGSRAFALLLVITGAAGLLAAWIITIDKQKILEGKLSGKTFTPSCSLNPIVSCGSVMESKQATVFGFPNPLLGLVAYGIVICVGMSLLGRATFPRWYWLTFNFGTLFGVCFVTWLQFQSLYRINALCLWCSLAWAATIVMFWYVTSFNIRNGFLPAPRPVKNFLTEFTWVLPVTHCGVIVMLILTRWGSSLWA; encoded by the coding sequence ATGAGCAAGACGACAGTCAAACACGTCTCCGCGGAGCCCGAGCCGGAGCGCGCGGTGACCGCGCCGCGGACCGTGGGCGGCAGCCGCGCCTTCGCCCTGCTGCTGGTGATCACCGGAGCGGCCGGTCTGCTCGCCGCGTGGATCATCACGATCGACAAGCAGAAGATCCTCGAGGGCAAGCTCAGCGGCAAGACCTTCACCCCGAGCTGCAGCCTCAACCCGATCGTCTCCTGCGGCAGCGTCATGGAGAGCAAGCAGGCCACCGTCTTCGGGTTCCCCAACCCGCTGCTCGGCCTGGTCGCGTACGGCATCGTCATCTGCGTCGGCATGAGCCTGCTCGGCCGCGCCACCTTCCCGCGCTGGTACTGGCTGACGTTCAACTTCGGCACGCTCTTCGGCGTCTGCTTCGTCACCTGGCTCCAGTTCCAGTCGCTGTACCGCATCAACGCGCTGTGCCTGTGGTGCTCGCTGGCCTGGGCGGCCACGATCGTCATGTTCTGGTACGTGACCTCCTTCAACATCCGCAACGGCTTCCTGCCCGCACCGCGCCCGGTGAAGAACTTCCTCACCGAGTTCACCTGGGTGCTGCCGGTCACGCACTGCGGTGTCATCGTCATGCTGATCCTGACCCGCTGGGGCAGCAGCCTCTGGGCCTGA
- the hisS gene encoding histidine--tRNA ligase, translating to MSTFKAPKGTYDLIPPDSAKFLAVREAIAAPLRDSGYGYIETPGFENVELFARGVGESTDIVTKEMYTLQTKGGDKLALRPEGTASVLRAALEANLHKAGNLPVKLWYSGSYYRYERPQKGRYRHFSQVGAEAIGAEDPFLDAELIILADQAYRSLGLREFRILLNSLGDKECRPVYRAALQDFLRGLDLDEDTRARIDINPLRVLDDKRESVQKQLTGVPLLRDYLCDACKAYHEEVRSLLEAQGVAFEDDAKLVRGLDYYTRTTFEFVHDGLGSQSAVGGGGRYDGLSEMIGGPALPSVGWALGVDRTVLALEAEGIELQLPATTSVFAVPLGEEARRVLFAKVSELRKVGIAADFTYGHKGLKAAMKAANRSGARFALVAGERDLADSVVQLKDMESGEQTAIAVNEIVAELEARLG from the coding sequence GTGAGCACCTTCAAGGCCCCCAAGGGCACGTACGACCTGATCCCGCCGGACTCCGCGAAGTTCCTGGCGGTCCGCGAGGCGATCGCCGCCCCGTTGCGCGACTCCGGCTACGGCTACATCGAGACCCCCGGCTTCGAGAACGTGGAGCTGTTCGCGCGCGGGGTCGGCGAGTCCACCGACATCGTGACCAAGGAGATGTACACGCTGCAGACCAAGGGCGGCGACAAGCTGGCCCTGCGCCCTGAGGGCACTGCCTCCGTGCTGCGCGCGGCCCTTGAGGCCAACCTGCACAAGGCCGGCAACCTGCCGGTCAAGCTGTGGTACTCCGGCTCCTACTACCGCTACGAGCGTCCCCAGAAGGGCCGGTACCGCCACTTCTCGCAGGTCGGCGCCGAGGCGATCGGCGCGGAGGACCCGTTCCTGGACGCCGAGCTGATCATCCTGGCGGACCAGGCGTACCGCTCGCTGGGCCTGCGCGAGTTCCGCATCCTGCTCAACAGCCTCGGCGACAAGGAGTGCCGTCCGGTCTACCGGGCCGCGCTCCAGGACTTCCTGCGCGGACTGGACCTGGACGAGGACACCCGCGCCCGGATCGACATCAACCCGCTGCGCGTCCTGGACGACAAGCGGGAGTCGGTCCAGAAGCAGCTCACCGGCGTCCCGCTGCTGCGCGACTACCTGTGCGACGCCTGCAAGGCGTACCACGAGGAGGTGCGGTCGCTCCTCGAGGCCCAGGGCGTCGCCTTCGAGGACGACGCCAAGCTGGTCCGCGGGCTCGACTACTACACCCGCACCACCTTCGAGTTCGTGCACGACGGGCTCGGTTCGCAGTCCGCGGTGGGCGGCGGCGGCCGGTACGACGGCCTGTCCGAGATGATCGGCGGCCCCGCCCTGCCGTCGGTGGGCTGGGCGCTGGGCGTGGACCGTACGGTCCTGGCCCTGGAGGCGGAGGGCATCGAACTCCAACTCCCGGCGACCACCAGCGTGTTCGCGGTCCCGCTTGGCGAGGAGGCCCGCCGGGTGCTCTTCGCGAAGGTCTCCGAACTGCGCAAGGTGGGCATCGCCGCCGACTTCACCTACGGCCACAAGGGGCTCAAGGCAGCCATGAAGGCGGCCAACCGGTCCGGTGCCCGTTTCGCGCTCGTCGCGGGTGAACGCGACCTCGCCGACAGCGTCGTCCAGCTCAAGGACATGGAGTCCGGCGAGCAGACGGCGATCGCGGTCAACGAGATCGTCGCGGAACTGGAAGCCCGCCTCGGCTGA
- a CDS encoding DUF349 domain-containing protein has protein sequence MSSDPWGRVDETGTVYVRTADGEQVVGSWQAGSPEEALAYFERKYEGLVVEIGLLEKRVQTTDLSAKDAQVAVDHLREQVDAHHAVGDLEALRARLNKLVETVEARREERKAQRSRQADEARHAKEALVKEAEELARSDQWRAAGERLRALVDTWKGLPRLDRKSDDDLWHRFSHARSAFSKRRKAHFAQLDAQREDARRAKERLVAEAEALSGSTDWGLTSARYRELMTEWKAAGRAQREHEDDLWNRFRGAQDVFFAARSSVFAERDAEQAENLKLKEELAEEAERLLPITDLKAARAAFRSINERWEAIGHVPRDARPRVEGRMHTVDRALQEAEETEWRRTNPEARARAEGLTGQLQAAVDKLQGQIAQARTQGNNARADKLEKELAGRQALLDQALKGLQEFGG, from the coding sequence GTGAGCAGCGACCCGTGGGGCCGCGTCGACGAGACGGGGACCGTGTACGTGCGTACGGCCGACGGCGAGCAGGTCGTCGGTTCCTGGCAGGCCGGCTCCCCTGAGGAGGCACTGGCCTACTTCGAGCGCAAGTACGAGGGCCTGGTTGTCGAGATCGGCCTCCTCGAGAAGCGAGTGCAGACCACCGACCTGTCGGCGAAGGACGCCCAGGTCGCCGTCGACCATCTGCGGGAGCAGGTCGACGCGCACCACGCGGTCGGTGATCTGGAGGCGCTGCGTGCCCGGCTGAACAAGCTGGTCGAGACGGTCGAGGCACGCCGTGAGGAGCGCAAGGCGCAGCGCTCCCGGCAGGCGGACGAGGCCCGGCACGCCAAGGAGGCGCTGGTCAAGGAGGCCGAGGAGCTGGCCCGTTCCGACCAGTGGCGGGCGGCCGGGGAGCGGCTGCGCGCGCTGGTGGACACCTGGAAGGGGCTGCCGCGTCTGGACCGCAAGTCCGACGACGACCTGTGGCACCGCTTCTCGCACGCTCGGTCGGCGTTCTCCAAGCGGCGCAAGGCGCACTTCGCGCAGCTCGACGCTCAGCGTGAGGACGCGCGCAGGGCGAAGGAGCGGCTGGTCGCCGAGGCCGAGGCGCTGTCCGGTTCGACGGACTGGGGCCTCACCTCGGCCCGCTACCGCGAGCTGATGACGGAGTGGAAGGCCGCCGGCCGTGCCCAGCGGGAGCACGAGGACGATCTGTGGAACCGCTTCCGCGGTGCCCAGGACGTCTTCTTCGCCGCCCGCAGCTCGGTGTTCGCCGAGCGGGACGCGGAGCAGGCGGAGAACCTGAAGCTGAAGGAGGAGCTGGCCGAGGAGGCCGAGAGGCTCCTGCCGATCACGGACCTGAAGGCCGCCCGGGCCGCCTTCCGCTCGATCAACGAGCGTTGGGAGGCCATCGGCCATGTGCCGCGCGACGCCCGTCCGCGGGTGGAGGGCCGGATGCACACGGTCGACCGGGCTCTCCAGGAGGCCGAGGAGACCGAGTGGCGCCGGACGAACCCGGAGGCGCGGGCACGTGCCGAGGGTCTGACCGGTCAGCTCCAGGCCGCCGTGGACAAGCTCCAGGGGCAGATCGCGCAGGCCCGTACCCAGGGCAACAACGCCAGGGCCGACAAGCTGGAGAAGGAGCTGGCGGGCCGCCAGGCGCTCCTGGACCAGGCCCTGAAGGGTCTGCAGGAGTTCGGCGGCTGA
- a CDS encoding ABC transporter permease, giving the protein MTTTAERTRAGEAAARLPGAWGVGLHRGALEIRQFFRQREQVVFTFAFPVVFLFLFASIFRDDVSGTGVTASQFYVPSMVASGIMSTSFQSLGMSIAVERDEKALRRLRGTPMPPTAYFLGKIWLVLFTGVLETAILLLVGTTLYGVRLPSDATRWFHFSWIFVLGLTGCALLGIAISSVPRSARSAGSVVVLPFLVLQFISGVYILVDALPGWMLNVGALFPLKWLCQGLRGVFLPDSARVLEQAGSWEVGRIALVLAAWCAGGLVLCLLTFRWKDRRAG; this is encoded by the coding sequence ATGACCACGACCGCCGAACGGACCCGCGCCGGGGAGGCCGCCGCGCGCCTGCCCGGGGCGTGGGGAGTCGGGCTGCACCGGGGCGCCCTGGAGATCAGGCAGTTCTTCCGGCAGCGCGAACAAGTGGTGTTCACCTTCGCCTTCCCGGTGGTGTTCCTGTTCCTGTTCGCGTCGATCTTCCGCGACGACGTCAGCGGCACCGGCGTCACCGCCTCGCAGTTCTACGTCCCGTCCATGGTGGCCTCGGGCATCATGTCGACCAGCTTCCAGTCCCTGGGCATGTCGATCGCGGTCGAGCGGGACGAGAAGGCGCTGCGCCGGCTGCGCGGCACGCCGATGCCGCCGACGGCGTACTTCCTGGGGAAAATCTGGCTGGTTCTTTTCACCGGCGTACTGGAGACGGCGATCCTGCTGCTCGTCGGCACCACGCTGTACGGCGTCCGTCTGCCCTCGGACGCGACCCGGTGGTTCCACTTCTCCTGGATCTTCGTGCTCGGCCTGACCGGGTGCGCGCTGCTCGGCATCGCGATCAGTTCGGTGCCGAGGTCGGCCAGGAGCGCCGGTTCGGTGGTCGTCCTGCCGTTCCTGGTGCTCCAGTTCATCTCCGGGGTCTACATCCTGGTCGACGCCCTCCCCGGCTGGATGCTGAACGTCGGCGCCCTCTTCCCGCTGAAGTGGCTCTGCCAGGGCCTGCGCGGGGTGTTCCTGCCGGACTCGGCGCGGGTGCTGGAGCAGGCGGGGAGCTGGGAGGTCGGGCGGATCGCCCTGGTGCTCGCGGCCTGGTGCGCAGGCGGACTGGTGCTGTGCCTGCTGACGTTCCGCTGGAAGGACCGGCGGGCGGGCTGA
- a CDS encoding replication-associated recombination protein A: MEPDLFTAASEERQEKDPAASPLAVRMRPRTLDEVVGQQHLLKPGSPLRRLVGEGAGGPAGPSSVILWGPPGTGKTTLAYVVSKATNKRFVELSAITAGVKEVRAVIDGARRASGGYGQETVLFLDEIHRFSKAQQDSLLPAVENRWVTLIAATTENPYFSVISPLLSRSLLLTLEPLTDDDVRGLLRRALTDERGLRSAVGLPEDTENHLLRIAGGDARRALTALEAAAGAALDKGESEIGLTTLEETVDRAAVKYDRDGDQHYDVASALIKSIRGSDVDAALHYLARMIEAGEDPRFIARRLMISASEDIGLADPHALPTAVAAAQAVAMIGFPEAALTLSHATIALALAPKSNSATTAIGAALDDVRKGLAGAVPPHLRDGHYKGAAKLGHAQGYVYPHDLPEGIAAQQYAPDALKDREYYAPGRHGAEARYADAVEWTRKHLGRKRS; this comes from the coding sequence GTGGAGCCCGACCTGTTCACCGCCGCAAGTGAAGAACGCCAGGAGAAGGACCCGGCCGCGAGTCCCCTGGCGGTACGGATGCGCCCGCGCACCCTCGACGAGGTCGTGGGCCAGCAGCACCTGCTCAAGCCCGGCTCGCCGCTGCGCCGGCTGGTCGGCGAGGGCGCGGGCGGCCCGGCGGGACCCTCCTCGGTGATCCTGTGGGGCCCGCCCGGCACCGGCAAGACCACCCTGGCGTACGTGGTCTCCAAGGCCACCAACAAGCGGTTCGTGGAGCTGTCGGCGATCACCGCGGGCGTCAAGGAGGTCCGCGCGGTCATCGACGGCGCCCGCCGCGCCTCCGGCGGGTACGGCCAGGAGACCGTCCTCTTCCTGGACGAGATCCACCGTTTCAGCAAGGCGCAGCAGGACTCCCTGCTCCCGGCGGTCGAGAACCGCTGGGTGACGCTGATCGCGGCCACCACGGAGAACCCGTACTTCTCGGTGATCTCCCCGCTGCTCTCCCGCTCGCTGCTGCTCACCCTCGAACCGCTCACCGACGACGACGTGCGCGGTCTGCTGCGCCGCGCGCTCACCGACGAGCGCGGACTGAGGTCGGCCGTCGGCCTCCCCGAGGACACCGAGAACCATCTGCTGCGCATCGCCGGCGGCGACGCCCGCCGCGCCCTGACCGCCCTGGAGGCGGCCGCCGGGGCCGCCCTCGACAAGGGCGAGAGCGAGATCGGCCTGACCACGCTCGAGGAGACCGTCGACCGGGCCGCGGTGAAGTACGACCGCGACGGCGACCAGCACTACGACGTCGCCAGCGCCCTGATCAAGTCCATCCGCGGCTCCGACGTCGACGCCGCCCTGCACTACCTGGCGCGGATGATCGAGGCCGGCGAGGACCCCCGGTTCATCGCCCGCCGCCTGATGATCTCCGCCAGTGAGGACATCGGTCTGGCCGACCCGCACGCGCTGCCCACCGCGGTCGCCGCCGCCCAGGCCGTCGCCATGATCGGTTTCCCCGAGGCCGCCCTCACCCTCAGCCACGCCACCATCGCCCTGGCCCTCGCCCCCAAGTCCAACTCGGCGACGACGGCGATCGGGGCGGCCCTCGACGACGTGCGCAAGGGACTGGCCGGAGCGGTCCCGCCCCATCTGCGGGACGGGCACTACAAGGGCGCGGCCAAGCTCGGGCACGCACAGGGGTACGTCTACCCGCACGACCTGCCCGAGGGCATCGCCGCCCAGCAGTACGCGCCGGACGCCCTGAAGGACCGCGAGTACTACGCCCCGGGCCGGCACGGCGCCGAGGCGCGGTACGCGGACGCGGTGGAGTGGACCCGCAAGCACCTGGGTCGGAAGCGGTCCTGA
- the rpsD gene encoding 30S ribosomal protein S4: MANQSRPKVKKSRALGIALTPKAVKYFEARPYPPGEHGRGRKQNSDYKVRLLEKQRLRAQYDVSERQLVRAYERAAKTSMKTGEALVIDLEKRLDALVLRSGIARTIYQARQMVVHGHIQVNGKKVDKPSFQVRPDDVVQVRERSREKTLFQVSREGGFAPDGETPRYLQVNLKALAFRLDREPNRKEIPVICDEQLVVEYYAR; encoded by the coding sequence ATGGCGAACCAGTCCCGCCCCAAGGTCAAGAAGTCGCGTGCCCTCGGCATCGCGCTGACCCCGAAGGCCGTCAAGTACTTCGAGGCGCGCCCCTACCCGCCGGGTGAGCACGGTCGTGGCCGCAAGCAGAACTCGGACTACAAGGTCCGTCTGCTCGAGAAGCAGCGTCTGCGCGCGCAGTACGACGTCAGCGAGCGTCAGCTCGTCCGCGCCTACGAGCGTGCCGCCAAGACGTCGATGAAGACCGGTGAAGCCCTGGTCATCGACCTCGAGAAGCGTCTTGACGCCCTGGTGCTGCGTTCGGGCATCGCCCGCACGATCTACCAGGCCCGCCAGATGGTCGTCCACGGCCACATCCAGGTCAACGGCAAGAAGGTCGACAAGCCGTCCTTCCAGGTCCGTCCCGACGACGTGGTCCAGGTCCGCGAGCGCAGCCGCGAGAAGACCCTCTTCCAGGTCTCCCGCGAGGGTGGCTTCGCCCCCGACGGCGAGACCCCCCGCTACCTCCAGGTGAACCTCAAGGCCCTGGCGTTCCGCCTGGACCGCGAGCCGAACCGCAAGGAGATCCCGGTGATCTGCGACGAGCAGCTCGTCGTCGAGTACTACGCCCGCTGA
- a CDS encoding ABC transporter ATP-binding protein, with amino-acid sequence MTASELAVDVRGLRKRYGDVTAVDGMDLAIRKGEVLGLLGPNGAGKSTTVEIIQGHRSRDAGEVTVLGADPASATRAWRSRVGIVWQDESAPAELTVRETVRHFARYYPRPRDPEEVIALVGLEAKAGSRIKALSGGQRRRLDVALGVIGGPELLLLDEPTTGFDPAARRRFWALIRTLAQEGTTILLTTHYLEEAEALADRLTVVARGRIVAEGTSHELRERHATGVTVGWTDPDGTPRTEHTGTPTRTVAGLMRRFDGEIPGLRVSRPTLEDVYLRLTGQEDAR; translated from the coding sequence ATGACGGCAAGCGAACTCGCGGTGGACGTACGGGGGCTGCGCAAGCGGTACGGGGACGTCACCGCGGTCGACGGAATGGACCTGGCGATCAGGAAGGGCGAGGTCCTGGGGCTGCTCGGGCCCAACGGCGCGGGCAAGAGCACGACGGTGGAGATCATCCAGGGCCACCGCTCACGGGACGCGGGCGAGGTGACGGTCCTGGGGGCGGACCCGGCGAGCGCCACGCGCGCGTGGCGCTCACGTGTCGGAATCGTCTGGCAGGACGAATCGGCGCCCGCCGAGTTGACGGTCCGCGAGACCGTGCGGCACTTCGCCCGGTACTACCCGCGGCCGCGCGACCCGGAGGAGGTCATCGCCCTGGTCGGTCTGGAGGCGAAGGCGGGCAGCCGGATCAAGGCGCTGTCGGGCGGCCAGCGCCGCCGGCTGGACGTGGCCCTCGGTGTGATCGGCGGCCCCGAGCTGCTGCTCCTGGACGAGCCGACGACCGGTTTCGACCCGGCGGCCCGGCGCCGGTTCTGGGCCCTGATCCGCACGCTCGCCCAGGAGGGCACGACGATCCTGCTGACCACGCACTACCTGGAGGAGGCGGAAGCCCTCGCGGACCGGCTGACGGTGGTCGCCCGGGGCCGGATCGTCGCCGAGGGCACCTCCCACGAGCTGCGGGAACGGCACGCCACCGGCGTCACCGTCGGGTGGACGGACCCCGACGGCACCCCGCGCACCGAGCACACCGGGACCCCCACCAGGACCGTCGCCGGTCTGATGCGCCGCTTCGACGGCGAGATACCCGGTCTGCGGGTGAGCCGCCCCACGCTGGAGGACGTCTATCTCCGGCTGACCGGACAGGAGGACGCCCGATGA
- a CDS encoding DUF948 domain-containing protein, producing MRTVSGGEVAGILVAVFWAILVSFLAVALARLAQTLKATTRLVADVTDQAVPLLAEASQAVRSAQTQIDRVDAIASDVQEVTSNASALSTTVASTFGGPLVKVAAFGYGVRRALGGRKEDAPGKASRRTVIVGRSVPAARRGKRNNREK from the coding sequence GTGCGCACAGTGTCCGGTGGAGAGGTGGCCGGGATCCTGGTGGCCGTCTTCTGGGCGATCCTGGTCTCCTTCCTCGCCGTCGCACTGGCGAGGCTGGCCCAGACGCTCAAGGCGACCACCCGACTCGTGGCGGACGTGACCGACCAGGCCGTCCCGCTGCTGGCCGAGGCCTCCCAGGCGGTGCGTTCCGCGCAGACCCAGATCGACCGCGTCGACGCGATCGCCTCCGACGTCCAGGAGGTCACGTCCAACGCCTCCGCGCTGTCGACCACCGTCGCCTCCACCTTCGGCGGTCCGCTGGTCAAGGTCGCGGCCTTCGGCTACGGCGTGCGCAGGGCACTGGGCGGCCGCAAGGAGGACGCGCCCGGCAAGGCGTCGAGGCGTACCGTGATCGTGGGCCGCAGCGTCCCGGCCGCGCGGCGGGGAAAGCGGAACAACCGGGAGAAGTAA